In one window of Aphidius gifuensis isolate YNYX2018 linkage group LG4, ASM1490517v1, whole genome shotgun sequence DNA:
- the LOC122854907 gene encoding dolichyl-diphosphooligosaccharide--protein glycosyltransferase subunit 1: MAKLWSSMIIVFLAIISINYISAAENNQKNDVVFDKVDRTIDLSSQIAKTTIKLQITNPGKSSINDFIFTIDKLKQKNLSFIKASLSGTKKTKLDVVEVENNNEKSYKIIFKKPLEAGGMTKIEIETSSTHEMVPFPKEITQREKQLVKFTDNVYLYTPYVVKKQTTKVLLATKNIRSYSKIKSHSLKESTVTYDIVDATNGFSKEEFTVHFENNNKFLTVTRLERLIEVSHWGNIAVEETIELLHTGALLKGSFSRYEYSMQHGSGQSSVQNFDTILPAAASDVYYRDDIGNISTSNTRVKRNSVDVNLRPRFPLFGGWKTKYTLGYNVPSYEYLYHENDEYVLNMRLVDHVFDNMVIDELVVKIILPEGSKNFKLSTPYDVVQLPDTLHYSYLDTAGRPVISMTKTNLVESHIQNFKLKYNFPKMMMFQEPLLVVAAFYLMFLLVVVYVRLDFSIDKKEDKHVEEKKTVGKKNE, translated from the coding sequence atggcAAAATTATGGAGCTCGATGATCATCGTGTTCTTGGCAATAATCAgcattaattatatatcagCTGCtgaaaataaccaaaaaaatgATGTTGTATTTGATAAAGTTGATCGtacaattgatttatcaagccAAATtgcaaaaacaacaattaaacttCAAATAACAAATCCAGGCAAGTCAtcaatcaatgattttatctttactattgataaattaaaacaaaaaaatctcaGTTTTATCAAGGCATCTTTATctggaacaaaaaaaaccaagcttgatgttgttgaagttgaaaacaacaatgaaaaatcatacaaaataatatttaaaaaaccactTGAAGCTGGTGGTATGactaaaattgaaattgaaacatCATCAACTCATGAAATGGTACCATTTCCAAAAGAAATAACACAACGTGAAAAACAATTGGTTAAATTTACAGATAATGTTTATCTTTATACTCCAtatgttgtaaaaaaacaaacaacaaaagtGTTATtggcaacaaaaaatataagatcatacagtaaaataaaatcacacaGTTTAAAAGAATCAACAGTTACTTATGACATTGTTGATGCAACTAATGGTTTTAGCAAGGAAGAATTTACTGtacattttgaaaataataataaatttttgactgTAACACGTTTAGAAAGACTTATTGAAGTATCACATTGGGGTAATATTGCTGTTGAAGAAACAATTGAACTTCTTCATACTGGTGCATTATTGAAAGGTTCATTTTCAAGATATGAATACTCAATGCAACATGGTTCTGGTCAATCAAGTGTACAAAATTTTGATACAATTTTACCAGCAGCAGCATCAGATGTCTATTATCGTGATGATATTGGTAATATATCAACATCAAATACAAGAGTAAAAAGAAATTCAGTTGATGTTAATCTTCGTCCAAGATTTCCATTATTTGGTGGATGGAAAACAAAGTATACACTTGGTTATAATGTACCAAGTTATGAGTATctttatcatgaaaatgatgaatatgTTTTAAATATGAGACTTGTTGAtcatgtttttgataatatggTTATTGATGAGcttgttgttaaaattattctacCAGAAGGAtctaaaaactttaaattatcaacaccTTATGATGTCGTACAACTACCAGATACACTTCATTATTCTTATCTTGATACTGCTGGACGTCCTGTTATATCAATGACAAAAACAAATCTTGTTGAAAgtcatattcaaaattttaaattgaaatataattttccaaaGATGATGATGTTCCAGGAACCACTTCTTGTTGTTGCTGCATTTTATCTCATGTTTTTGTTGGTTGTTGTCTATGTAAGacttgatttttcaattgacaaaaaagaagataaacatgttgaagaaaaaaaaacagttggtaaaaaaaatgaatag
- the LOC122854909 gene encoding SET and MYND domain-containing protein 4-like — translation MQGLPDKQSVKKLHVLITSRMFSASRNKKDDLFKYKLACEELSKFINEVNFESKIAKKSVELRENGNDYFKKNELDKAFEMYTMSMAYAPTKSVELSMAYANRSAVLFKANWFADCLVDIEHALELDYPENLKAKLFLRKANCLQAICPKRRGPINEALDETRQWMKKMDKKNQLAIEQLLKKQKTTKTTTEKTVCYKFDADVVPEKLKSENPALPGLSSAVELQYSKKYGRHLIATRDIKPSEVLAVQEPYINIVKQDLRYKYCWHCVKQTWSNIPCDDCAEVIYCSASCRDKAKLAYHDVECYVLSRILASGIISNFIFPLRIAIKALKEANNSFDILEQNRLKVDAEKDPLTKGFIDGKFDPQKFSSVYSLSHNPHTDKNFEILCLAGSSITAYFLAKKIPAFEKSLKDEKLLKTDDKFISLIGFIDKIVSITRNNLLQVQAPDKYEDIKDTSSAVVIPFSFMNHSCIKMVTFKRQSEKLVLTAVCPIEKGEQIFDNYMSQFFIHTKKQRVEMLSHSNFICDCEACIKDWPTYTDSLNPFLVNTLKPDLREVFHLIMNSTFVMYETVCKNNEIMLFKKEINKVAKVVENYYSLFGANSSDSVTALKLLMMAVFMSQRHFVHLK, via the exons ATGCAAGGACTACCAGATAAGCAGTCTGTTAAAAAACTGCATGTCTTAATAACCAGTCGTATGTTTTCTGCATCACGTAACAAAAAAGATGATCTTTTCAAGTATAAACTTGCATGTGAAGAGTTGTCCAAGTTTATCAATGAGGTTAATTTTGAATCAAAGATTGCAAAAAAATCAGTGGAACTTCGTGAAAATGGTAATGATTACTTCAAGAAAAATGAATTAGACAAAGCTTTTGAGATGTACACAATGAGTATGGCATATGCACCAACTAAAAGTGTTGAGTTGTCAATGGCATATGCAAATCGTAGTGCTGTTCTTTTCAAGGCCAATTGGTTTGCTGATTGTCTTGTTGACATTGAACATGCCTTGGAACTTGATTATCCAGAAAATCTAAaagctaaattatttttacgtaaAGCAAACTGTCTTCAAGCAATTTGTCCAAAACGACGAGGTCCTATCAATGAAGCTCTTGATGAGACACGTCaatggatgaaaaaaatggataaaaaaaatcaactggcTATTGAACAATTGTTAAAGAAACAAAAGACTACCAAGACAACAACAGAGAAAACTGTTTGTTACAAATTTGATGCTGATGTTGTacctgaaaaattaaaaagtgaaaatCCAGCTCTACCAGGACTATCAAGTGCAGTTGAATTAcagtattcaaaaaaatatggaagaCATCTTATTGCAACAAGAGACATAAAACCCAGTGAAGTTTTAGCTGTTCAAGAGCCTTACATTAATATTGTCAAACAAGATTTGAGATACAAGTATTGCTGGCATTGTGTCAAACAAACTTGGTCAAATATACCATGTGATGATTGTGCTGAGGTCATATATTGTTCAGCATCATGTCGAGACAAAGCCAAGTTGGCTTATCATGATGTTGAGTGTTATGTTTTGAGCCGAATACTTGCTTCTGGAattattagtaattttatttttcctttgaGAATTGCAATAAAAGCATTAAAAGAAgctaataattcatttgatattttagaACAAAATCGGTTAAAAGTTGATGCTGAAAAAG aTCCATTGACAAAAGGATTCATTGATGGCAAATTTGATcctcaaaaattttcaagtgtttATAGCTTGTCACATAATCCTCACACTGATAAGAATTTTGAGATTCTATGTTTAGCTGGCAGCAGCATAACTGCATATTttttagctaaaaaaataccagcctttgaaaaatctttaaaaGATGAAAAGCTTTTGAAAacagatgataaatttatatctttaattggatttattgataaaattgtttcAATTACACGCAATAATCTACTTCAAGTTCAAGCTCCAGATAAGTACGAGGACATAAAAGATACATCATCAGCTGTTGTTATACCATTTTCATTTATGAATCATTCCTGTATCAAGATGGTGACATTTAAAAGACAAAGTGAGAAATTGGTACTTACAGCTGTTTGTCCAATCGAAAAAGGTGAACAAATTTTTGACAATTATAtgagtcaattttttatacatactAAGAAACAACGAGTTGAAATGTTATcacattcaaattttatttgtgattGTGAAGCCTGTATTAAAGATTGGCCAACTTATACTGATTCGTTGAATCCTTTTTTGGTAAACACTTTAAAACCAGATCTTCGTGaagtttttcatttgataatgaattCAACATTTGTAATGTATGAAActgtttgtaaaaataatgagaTAATGCTTTTCAAGAAAGAAATCAACAAAGTGGCAAAAGttgtagaaaattattattctctcTTTGGAGCAAATTCAAGTGATTCCGTGACAGCATTAAAATTGCTGATGATGGCTGTTTTTATGTCTCAAAGACACTTTGTACATCTCAAGTAA
- the LOC122854908 gene encoding structural maintenance of chromosomes protein 1A-like, translating to MSTKVTSIILFNFKSFYKLNYVDPPLWCEFMGIISENDSDRNDFIDAIKFVLGEKLSNFGYKSYADFMYKNSAGEKLQNDITFVSLTLLSPEGVTQDFARSIDDNKCTYIIDKEEYSDDEVYMDTLKKQFHIDIEKIQFHQGMVNTIINQSPIEMSKTFEELSKSIKFKQQYDNLKKEITICEAEISNLNDKIHPLLEQKDTLIRHAPGNKILCQLEEKFKERYYLFAIHQKEKCIKKIRDDRNHIWEKIQVISIAEIRNLLNKILKLKKTCELIAKPNGKLDANSIKIFNKLLESDAEGVDDIYDNLRIAPDKEYECKNYKENRLKLNEIVGIFIKEISDIKSFQGLQLIIEGGNFQLEERMDKIESLDVHAYETMVKFNQVLDLGTIYHKNHHTFLEGRTELFRQKGILIREAIDNNVESIGETLMKNIYKPIYEKREFDLDFSSLPDKLLNITDENEAEKMKNKLQENIDSVQKNIHKNAMTASKEKLDKLDNEMKIYVDKKTQMELQLENLYERFKISQLIRKEYFMKYLNSVEERINEVYASFTDKYDERVKIIINNENEPYLDGILFEFHGQLLSNLSKKNKIIAAISILFAQKLDSLKKSFLFINQLDNQLGEQHISCLMDYLGSTKLEHQIIFVQKYQQTKILRENAHTLIKIDRDEEGSLLRMRYI from the exons atgtCGACAAAAGTAACGTCtatcatattatttaatttcaaatcattttataaacttaATTACGTTGACCCTCCATTATGGTGTGAATTTATGGGAATCATTAGTGAAAATGATTCag atcgaaatgattttatagatgcaataaaatttgtacttggtgaaaaattaagtaattttgGATATAAAAGTTATGCtgattttatgtataaaaattcTGCTGGTGAAAAACTTCAAAatga TATCACATTTGTTTCTCTTACACTACTATCCCCTGAGGGTGTTACCCAAGATTTCGCACGTTCAATTGACGACAATAAATGTACATATATCATCGACAAAGAg gaATATTCTGACGATGAAGTTTACATggatacattaaaaaaacagtttcatattgatatagaaaaaatacaatttcatCAAGGAATGGTTAATACcataataaatcaatcacCAATTGAAATGTCCAAGACATTTGAAGAACTCAgcaaatcaataaaatttaaacaacaatatgataatttaaaaaaagaaataaccATATGTGAAGctgaaatttcaaatttaaatgataaaatacatCCACTTCTTGAACAAAAAGATACATTAATTCGTCATGCACCTGGTAACAAGATACTATGTCAAttagag gaaaaattcaaagaacgttattatctatttgcaattcatcaaaaagaaaaatgtattaaaaaaatacgtgaTGATAGAAATCATATTTGggaaaaaatacaagttatAAGTATTGCTGAAATAAGGaacttattaaataaaatattaaagttaaaaaaaacttgtgaaTTGATTGCTAAACCAAATGGAAAACTTGATgctaattcaattaaaatatttaacaaattattggA gtcAGATGCTGAAGgtgttgatgatatttatgataatttaagaaTAGCACCTGACAAAGAGTACGagtgtaaaaattataaagaaaaccGATTAAAACTCAATGAAATTGTTGGTATTTTCATAAAAGAAATTAGTGatataaaatcatttcaaGGTTTGCAATTGATAATTGAAGGTGgaaattttcaattggaaGAAAGAATGGATAAAATAGAATCTTTGGATGTTCATGCATATGAAACTATGGTTAAATTCAATCAAGTTCTTGATCTTGGTAcaatatatcataaaaatcatCACACATTTCTAGAAGGAAGAACTGAATTGTTTAGACAAAAAGGTATTTTAATTAGAGAagctattgataataatgtcgAAAGTATTGGAGaaacattaatgaaaaatatatataaaccgaTATATGAAAAACGTGAATTTGATCTTGATTTTTCAAGTCTtcctgataaattattaaatattactgatgaaaatgaagctgaaaaaatgaaaaataaattacaagaaaatattgattcagttcaaaaaaatattcataaaaatgcCATGACTGCATCcaaagaaaaattagataaacttgataatgaaatgaaaatatatgttgataaaaaaactcaGATGGAATtacaattagaaaatttatatgaacgatttaaaatttctcaattaattagaaaagaatattttatgaaatatttaaattctgtTGAAGAAAGAATTAATGAAGTGTACGCATCGTTTACtgataaatatgatgaaagagttaaaataattattaataatgaaaatgagcCTTATCTTGAtggaatattatttgaattccATGGACAATTATTaagtaatttatcaaaaaaaaataaaataattgctgCAATTTCAATACTTTTTGCTCAAAAATTGGATTCATTAAaaaagtcatttttatttattaatcaacttGATAATCAACTTGGTGAACAACATATATCTTGTCTTATGGATTATTTAGGATCCACGAAACTTGAAcaccaaataatatttgtacaaaaatatcaacaaactAAAATTCTTAGAGAAAATGCTCATACTCTCATTAAAATTGACAGA GATGAGGAAGGATCACTGTTGCGAATGAGATATATTTga
- the LOC122854910 gene encoding sialin-like: MTTEENNIFLKSDEEKQLEILQDVNVGWKLWKKRRNVVGIFTFFGFFIAYILRVSLSITIVVMTSNTNETKAEFDWDSKLQGFILSSFYYGYIATQCLGGLLSARIGGKNVLGVGIGASALLTLVTPVFARISVYHLICLRVLIGLFEGVTFPSVASIWANWAPPLERSKLSTLAFSGSSAGAVFAMPVSGLIAERLGWSAVFYIYGFFGLIWYAMWLYFISDKPDDDPWISPVELDFIKQSLIADTQKTKKPISHPWKSILKSAPFWAIVAAHFSENWGHQTMLTQLPSFMKDVLHFKIEKTGFVSALPYLGMTIIVIFSGHLADILRSKKYLTTTQVRKIFTCGAFIGQSIFIVLSGFLSSSFQVIFCITSAISIGGFAWSGFSVNFLDIAPKHASVLLGISTTISMTPGVISPILTGFIVEDKSAASWRIVFMIVGIIYLVGAVIYSLFASGEKQKWADDENTTNKKNDTENKEIALNEIKSNSN; the protein is encoded by the exons ATGACcacagaagaaaataatatctttttaaaaag tgatgaagaaaaacaattagaaattttACAAGATGTTAATGTTGGATGgaaattatggaaaaaacgTCGTAATGTAGTTGGTATCTTTacattttttggattttttattgCGTATATACTCAGAGTAAGCCTGAGTATTACAATCGTTGTTATGACCTCTAATACAAATGAG acGAAAGCAGAATTTGATTGGGACTCAAAGCTCCAAGGTTTTATTTTGAGTTCATTTTATTATGGATATATTGCAACTCAATGTTTGGGTGGTTTATTGAGTGCAAGAATTGGAGGAAAAAATGTACTTGGTGTTGGAATTGGAGCATCAGCATTGTTGACATTAGTCACTCCTGTATTTGCACGTATTAGTGTTTATCATCTAATTTGTTTACGAGTTCTCATAGGACTATTTGAG GGTGTTACATTTCCTTCGGTAGCATCGATATGGGCAAATTGGGCACCACCACTTGAACGATCAAAACTTTCAACTCTTGCTTTTTCTGGAAGTTCCGCAGGAGCTGTATTTGCAATGCCTGTATCCGGTCTTATTGCTGAAAGGCTTGGTTGGTCAgctgttttttatatatacggATTTTTTGGATTAATATGGTATGCAATGTGGCTGTATTTTATATCAGATAAACCTGATGACGATCCTTGGATTTCACCTGTTgaacttgattttattaaacaatcgTTGATTGCTGATACTCAAAAAActaaa AAACCCATATCACATCCTTGGAAAAGCATATTGAAATCAGCACCATTTTGGGCAATCGTTGCTGCGCATTTCAGTGAAAACTGGGGACATCAAACGATGTTAACGCAATTACCATCATTTATGAAAg atgtattgcattttaaaattgaaaaaactggTTTTGTATCAGCACTTCCTTATCTTGGAATGACAATCATTGTTATATTCTCAGGTCATCTTGCTGATATTTTacgatcaaaaaaatatctcacAACAACTCAG gtacgaaaaatatttacttgtgGAGCATTTATAGGTCAATCAATCTTTATAGTCTTATCTGGTTTTTTGAGTTCAagttttcaagttattttttgcATTACAAGTGCAATAAGCATTGGGGGTTTCGCATGGTCAGGTTTTAGTGTTAATTTCCTCGACATTGCACCGAAGCATGCCAGTGTTTTGTTGGGTATAAGCACAACAATATCCATGACGCCAGGAGTCATTAGTCCAATTCTCACCGGTTTTATTGTCGAAGACAAG tcTGCTGCGAGTTGGAGAATAGTTTTTATGATTGTCGGCATAATTTATCTTGTTGGTGCTGTTATTTACAGTTTATTTGCTTCaggagaaaaacaaaaatgggcagatgatgaaaatacaacaaacaaaaaaaatgatactgaGAATAAAGAAATCGccttgaatgaaataaaaagtaatagtAATTAA
- the LOC122854906 gene encoding uncharacterized protein LOC122854906 — MESPYLEAIQQIPGKTPGEKYKTLNCIARKLIDDTMETDDDGVKNVYVKSSAELPECLVPIVRLEVAKILHQPDGIVSALKSDDAFINDRALKVKWFFDGSNEDITNSQYFNKHIFPYVSLTVRIKIIKNLAKYLMLSNKQGIAENFYIELKEQYGEELVRPLCFACGEDFIRITTNEWKKPVTVSELEIIYPRFPDIVILLLKKSPVKYSKCLPKLLTNHTDIFVDIIEKTTSGLYVKLTNKKSELFFKHARNAFLTNPKLFMPCLNLKLITAKLNKLEFYQFYKKQFPQNYANFYFPTLFEYLKYYPEEEKLNLLMSTFKDSYGISLLECTDLISPDLLRLLNPEERIKIARKKIEKDDTSRNIEYSWICYLPTNESIPLIKEKISKESDINNRCVYLQELIYTCHVNNDDDALLNVLDYIFMRHKNEQSPVIPNVLYRLRTDFDVKNLPKEHLVIVEQLVMLLHLKNEIKSNYLIIVNLICDLIFTNLKHNEEIHKYIEVYIDLNSEKDWEDFRWNILKNNPDYERKCMVEIITQMCMHKNGHAAVNGLLSSMYDFNERNAKADVPLEKLSITNYPILYEAVKRIVTRDRQTVNNWWSIRTDELLEKGEQNIFLAWYDKPKSPEKIEFHNSMVIKLLQKSPEKIIENWDEYLKLCKSKITRRNLARRFLRYIRWHQDLPIMFANQCLKDLEIKENVDAHKNLYILAVLCEGSSYEKLFTPFIPESKTLDLTNSKTKDEYKFNCSLLRSLNIVNPPVSFSPIFEFCQGDYVHKAVNTLNNVGRRVPVGKVIEFSNTLVNQKVSVKKHGIRLFCQVASHDQIQEMMWNLWKKEKHLSIRGVLYQNISKLFIDAPSSQSWSMIQTCIDEVKTEDHFWNHIFDISEVPDDFYERYILKLFETIKRIVETENGFGPLQSHGYVSYILNSSSCRSYLFSEEFHQHIIKNYFADFSRPEYLLSDSCQNYIIKEYIVKSGDKLESRLVFLTDLILEIVKTSWNVPSAFKTNLLPANYFIYKMISRICDMECDHVKIRTAKVLLDALLTVLKPDQLGTSYLDLVYIGILDNEYTVDQMTHHLVQLIPLLIEIYSSELMSTIVQHFKKLLHMFLKNKKHNHLLDIIEKLIINDDENVLIFTSTLLLQSTLHTEEKRYSIIIDKLKMSKYPAIVIPIIDRLNSGYQLNMGFNIGNDMTNVLAMKINATRPRKRAKWNRHFH, encoded by the coding sequence ATGGAATCACCATATCTTGAAGCAATCCAACAAATACCAGGCAAGACACCTGGTGAAAAGTATAAAACACTGAATTGCATTGCCAGAAAGCTCATTGATGATACAATGGAAACTGATGATGATGgggtaaaaaatgtttatgtcAAGAGTTCAGCTGAACTTCCAGAGTGTCTTGTGCCTATTGTTCGTCTTGAGGTAGCTAAAATTCTTCATCAACCTGATGGTATTGTGAGTGCACTTAAATCTGATGATGCCTTCATCAATGATCGTGCACTCAAAGTCAAGTGGTTTTTCGATGGCAGCAATGAGGACATCACCAATAGCCAATATTTTAATAAGCACATTTTTCCATATGTCTCATTGACTGTTcgcattaaaattattaaaaacttggCGAAATATTTGATGTTGTCCAATAAACAAGGTAttgctgaaaatttttacattgaatTGAAAGAACAATATGGTGAAGAATTAGTTAGACCACTTTGTTTTGCCTGTGGAGAAGACTTTATTCGAATTACTACTAACGAATGGAAAAAACCAGTCACTGTTAGTGAGCTTGAAATTATCTATCCACGTTTTCCggatattgttattttattattaaaaaagtctCCTGTTAAATACAGTAAATGTTTACCTAAGTTACTTACAAATCATACTGacatttttgttgatattatcgAAAAAACAACTTCCggtttatatgtaaaattaactaacaaaaaaagtgaattattttttaaacatgcaCGCAATGCTTTCTTGACAAATCCAAAGCTTTTTATGCCTTGtctgaatttaaaattaatcacagCAAAGCTAAACAAATtggaattttatcaattttataaaaaacaatttccacaaaattatgcaaatttttattttccaacacttttcgaatatttaaaatactatcctgaagaagaaaaattgaatCTTTTAATGTCAACATTTAAGGATTCTTATGGAATAAGTTTGTTGGAGTGTACCGATTTGATATCACCAGATCTTTTACGATTGTTAAATCCTGAAGAGAGAATTAAAattgctagaaaaaaaatcgaaaaagatGATACATCAAGGAACATTGAATACTCGTGGATATGTTATTTGCCAACAAATGAGTCAATTccattaataaaagaaaaaatatcaaaagaatcAGATATTAATAATCGCTGCGTATATTTACAAGAGCTCATATACACATGCCATGtcaacaatgatgatgatgctctTCTCAATGTGTTGGATTACATATTCATGCGacataaaaatgaacaaagtCCAGTAATTCCAAATGTTTTATACAGACTACGTACTGATTtcgatgttaaaaatttaccaaaagaaCACTTGGTTATTGTTGAACAATTAGTGATgcttttacatttaaaaaatgagataaaatcaaattatctTATAATTGTAAACTTAATTTGTGATTTAATCTTcacaaatttaaaacataatgaAGAAATTCATAAATACATTGAAGTTTACATTGATCTCAATAGTGAAAAAGATTGGGAGGACTTTAGATGGAACATCCTTAAAAATAATCCTGATTACGAAAGAAAGTGTATGGTAGAAATTATAACCCAAATGTGCATGCATAAAAATGGACATGCAGCTGTCAATGGCCTGTTGAGTAGTATGTATGATTTTAATGAAAGAAATGCCAAGGCTGACGTtccattagaaaaattaagtataaCGAATTATCCGATATTGTATGAAGCTGTAAAACGCATAGTAACACGAGATCGTCAAACAGTGAATAACTGGTGGAGTATTAGAACTGATGAACTATTAGAAAAAGgagaacaaaatatttttctcgcTTGGTATGATAAACCAAAGTCACCTGAAAAAATCGAATTTCACAATTCCATGGtcataaaattattgcaaaaatcaccagaaaaaattatagaaaactGGGATGAATATCTTAAATTATGTAAGAGTAAAATCACTAGACGCAATCTCGCACGTCGATTCCTTCGTTATATTAGATGGCATCAAGATTTACCTATCATGTTTGCAAATCAATGTTTGAAAgatttagaaataaaagaaaatgttgATGCTCATAAAAATCTTTATATTCTTGCAGTTTTATGTGAGGGTTcatcatatgaaaaattatttacacctTTTATACCAGAATCAAAAACACTCGATTTGACAAACAGCAAAACAAAAGACGAGTATAAATTCAACTGTTCTCTTCTGAGGTCATTGAACATTGTCAATCCACCAGTATCATTTTCACCAATCTTTGAATTTTGTCAAGGAGATTATGTTCACAAAGCTGTCAATACGTTGAATAACGTTGGTCGTCGTGTGCCTGTTGGAAAAGTCATAGAATTTTCAAATACTCTTGTCAATCAAAAAGTATCTGTTAAAAAACATGGAATAAGATTATTTTGTCAAGTAGCAAGTCATGATCAAATTCAAGAAATGATGTGGAATCtatggaaaaaagaaaagcatTTATCAATCCGTGGagttttatatcaaaatatttctaaactaTTTATTGATGCACCATCCTCACAAAGTTGGAGCATGATACAAACTTGTATTGATGAAGTCAAGACTGAAGATCACTTTTGGAATCATATCTTTGACATTTCTGAGGTTCCTGATGATTTTTACGAACGttacatattaaaattgtttgagACAATTAAAAGAATTGTAGAAACAGAAAATGGTTTTGGACCTTTACAAAGTCACGGATATGTaagttatattttaaacagCAGTTCATGCAGATCATATCTATTTTCAGAAGAATTTCACCAgcatattatcaaaaattattttgctgaTTTTTCGAGACCAGAATATTTGTTGTCTGATAGTTGTcagaattatattatcaagGAATACATTGTCAAGTCAGGTGATAAACTCGAGTCAAGATTAGTATTTCTAACTGATCTCATTTTAGAAATAGTTAAAACATCCTGGAACGTTCCTTCTGCATTTAAGACAAACTTGCTTCCAGccaactattttatttacaaaatgattTCACGTATTTGTGATATGGAATGCGATCATGTTAAAATACGAACTGCAAAGGTTTTGCTTGATGCTTTGTTGACAGTGTTAAAACCTGATCAATTAGGAACTTCTTACTTGGATTTAGTTTACATTGGAATTCTTGATAATGAATACACTGTTGATCAAATGACACATCACCTTGTCCAGCTTATACCATTACTGATTGAAATATATTCTAGTGAGTTAATGTCTACAATTGTTCAACACTTTAAAAAGCTGTTgcatatgtttttaaaaaataaaaaacataatcatTTACTAGATATTATTGagaaactaataataaatgatgatgaaaatgtgCTTATTTTTACAAGTACATTATTACTTCAATCAACTTTGCATACTGAAGAAAAAcgatattcaataattatagataaattaaaaatgagcaAATATCCAGCTATTGTGATTCCTATTATTGATCGATTAAATTCTGGgtatcaattaaatatggGATTCAATATTGGGAACGACATGACGAATGTTCTGGCCATGAAAATCAATGCTACAAGGCCAAGAAAGCGAGCTAAGTGGAATAGGCATTTCCACTAA